A DNA window from Calliphora vicina chromosome 1, idCalVici1.1, whole genome shotgun sequence contains the following coding sequences:
- the srl gene encoding uncharacterized protein srl, with protein MDSRLMNVVYDDPFDGNYVKYDNDSEFWSSGSETMGMQLTETLNGILPISATDDFHKDEHTNAINIQSSKNAFNYEDFAGQHLATGGAIELVTVDPNADGYDTDSEDEEDSDDDDDDDDDDDEDDDDDDDDNVLLDFEHRSQCSNATFRSRTDSSSIGDYESHTSDYDDDDDDDDDDVGNNLLNNTSLIQNALSQMANNANNSIIDLHSNLVAPDDLLLGNSFHKSRTLSTNTLNSDVDGLGMQIDANNFDLAEFITKDDFQLNNTSIESNQSHAAPIANVLPKNDFATTMAQSPSVMHVISSKHDDSDSDSDVIVDVETVEMDEDEASSLRKASEILKPSPPAAEQQQIEEDATIVDNVKTDPSWKPTQTVKKAENHKVEEKSTVQKTNFTRSFPLVPNKKQCDLLKGKFAKGKGKASQKPTKTPAAKNIKMEISPVKETPATNTSTKTTIKPETTIRKIGIGMGGKNLALLKHERVSISEQSSEENNTPIKCEIVQPIISTPQQKPVIVKQEVQVTTPAQKAQAVKRKLNLEEYKKRRGGEPVVAATAAPTNAPKFFSYKIPKLENKAPSSQAIGDKKPAANTTTPTKHSDVVTTIVKSLKEQQSVAQRSDPITEAKNKVLRMQELKKAQQMRIIDSAISAKVPRVTKLLPLREIVKDTPYLNEEEKKSLSTQTFKSDYEEIIIVSSSCNTDISMPPIPNQSIQPVNNASRSLLKSSALLSTITNSFEKVKANDNTKMSTSSLIASIQDVVVNKTLPVEETTHDRGDIKDNKKPEHHGENKIIMHLRKDRIRKRMCTIGIQTELQPEFPPLPLPKSSLQHKSRERSRRNRKRHYRKHNEQSSSSSSEYSSDDQSDNSNSSTISRSRDNSCSSSLERLRTYDSAIGTGGYSSRSSRKHRSSISSSYSESADRIARGRRQRRTSYTKRSAARKRSRSPFTSSSYTSDSDRSRSPHYRRSRSRSNSRTRSRSRRSSYRQGQNNSNSFVDRNVSQPAVEERRIVYVGRIEQETTKDMLRRKFLQYGTIKQISIHYKDTGMKYGFVTFERSQDAFTAIDTSTRDPQISMYDVSFGGRRAFCRASYADLDNAGINTYQSYVFPQPAPQPKEDDSFEALLLKMKAKLNANKTNTTTVNGAAGTSTAGAAAATDTVATNGQNAANNKI; from the exons ATGGATTCTAGGCTGATGAATGTGGTCTACGATGATCCGTTCGACGGCAACTATGTAAAATATGATAATGACTCAGAATTTTGGTCCAGTGGCAGCGA AACCATGGGTATGCAACTAACAGAAACATTGAATGGCATATTGCCCATATCGGCCACAGATGATTTTCACAAGGATGAACATACAAACGCCATAAATATACAAAGTAGTAAAAATGCG TTTAATTATGAAGACTTTGCTGGTCAACATTTGGCAACTGGTGGAGCCATAGAACTTGTAACAGTAGATCCAAATGCTGATGGCTATGATACCGACAGCGAAGATGAGGAAGatagtgatgatgatgatgacgacgatgatgatgatgatgaagacgacgacgatgatgatgatgacaatgTTTTGTTAGATTTTGAGCATCGCAGTCAGTGCAGCAATGCCACATTTCGCTCCAGAACAGATAGTTCTTCCATAGGAGACTATGAATCACACACAAGTGAttatgatgatgacgacgatgacgatgatgatgatgttgggAATAATCTGCTTAATAATACTAGTTTAATACAAAATGCCCTCTCTCAAATGGCCAACAATGCCAATAACTCTATAATAGATTTACATTCAAATTTGGTAGCTCCTGATGATTTACTTTTAggaaattcatttcataaaagTCGTACGCTCAGCACGAATACCCTAAATTCTGATGTCGATGGTTTGGGCATGCAAATCGATGCAAATAATTTCGATTTGGCAGAATTCATAACAAAAGAtgattttcaattaaacaaTACTTCAATAGAGTCCAATCAATCGCATGCAGCGCCTATAGCAAATGTTTTacctaaaaatgattttgccACGACTATGGCACAAAGTCCTTCAGTTATGCATGTTATATCGTCGAAACATGATGATTCAGATTCTGACTCTGATGTCATTGTTGATGTTGAAACTGTAGAAATGGACGAGGATGAAGCCAGTTCGTTAAGAAAGGCTTCGGAAATTCTAAAACCTTCTCCTCCGGCTGCAGAGCAACAACAAATTGAGGAAGATGCTACTATTGTGGACAATGTTAAGACCGATCCTTCTTGGAAACCTACACAGACTGTGAAAaaagctgaaaatcataaagttGAG GAAAAATCCACTGtgcaaaaaactaattttacacGCAGTTTTCCCTTGGTGCCCAATAAAAAGCAATGTGATTTGCTAAAGGGTAAATTTGCCAAAGGCAAAGGAAAAGCCTCACAAAAACCTACAAAAACGCCAGcggctaaaaatattaaaatggaaatttcacCTGTTAAAGAAACTCCAGCTACTAACACCTCGACAAAGACTACAATAAAACCTGAAACAACTATAAGGAAGATAGGCATTGGTATGGGAggtaaaaatttagctttactCAAACATGAACGTGTCAGTATATCGGAACAAAGTTCCGAGGAGAATAACACACCCATAAAATGTGAAATTGTGCAACCCATCATCAGTACACCCCAGCAAAAGCCAGTAATTGTAAAACAAGAAGTACAAGTAACAACCCCTGCACAAAAGGCTCAAGCtgtaaaaagaaaactaaatttggAAGAATATAAAAAGAGACGTGGTGGAGAACCTGTTGTAGCTGCAACCGCAGCACCAACAAATGCACCTAAATTCTTTTCCTATAAAATACCAAAACTAGAGAATAAAGCACCAAGTTCCCAGGCTATAGGCGATAAAAAACCAGCTGCGAATACTACTACACCTACAAAACACAGTGACGTCGTTACCACAATAGTAAAATCACTTAAGGAACAACAAAGTGTGGCTCAAAGAAGCGATCCCATAACCGAGgctaaaaataaagttttacgcATGCAAGAACTGAAAAAGGCTCAACAAATGCGCATCATAGATTCGGCAATCTCCGCCAAGGTGCCCAGAGTTACTAAACTGTTGCCCTTGAGGGAAATTGTCAAAGACACTCCCTATCTAAACGAAGAAGAAAAGAAATCTTTAAGCACTCAAACATTCAAGTCGGACTATGAGGAAATAATTATAGTATCATCCAGTTGCAATACGGATATTTCCATGCCACCCATACCTAATCAGTCCATACAGCCTGTGAACAATGCCTCGAGATCTTTATTAAAATCTTCCGCTTTATTGTCTACTATTACAAATAGCTTTGAAAAGGTCAAAGCTAACGATAATACAAAAATGTCTACGAGTTCTCTGATAGCCAGCATACAGGATGTTGTCGTAAACAAAACTTTACCAGTAGAGGAAACCACGCATGACAGAGGCGATATTAAAGATAACAAGAAACCAGAACATCACGgtgaaaataaaatcattatgcATTTGCGCAAAGACAGAATACGTAAGCGCATGTGTACGATTGGCATACAAACGGAGTTACAGCCTGAATTTCCACCCTTACCTTTGCCCAAATCAAGCTTACAACACAAATCCCGTGAACGCTCACGTAGAAATCGTAAGCGTCATTACCGTAAGCACAACGAACAGTCCTCATCCTCTTCGTCAGAATACTCTTCAGATGATCAGTCAGATAATAGTAATTCATCTACCATTTCGCGTTCTCGCGACAACAGTTGTTCCTCCTCTTTAGAACGTTTGCGTACGTATGACAGTGCCATTGGAACGGGTGGTTATTCATCGAGAAGTAGTCGTAAACATCGTAGTTCCATTTCATCATCCTATTCCGAATCTGCCGATCGTATTGCACGCGGTCGTCGTCAACGCCGCACTAGCTACACAAAACGTTCTGCAGCACGGAAACGTTCAAGGTCGCCATTCACCTCATCGTCATACACCTCCGATTCGGATCGTTCTCGCAGTCCACACTATAGACGTTCGCGCAGTCGTTCAAACTCCCGTACACGTTCTCGCTCGAGACGTTCCAGTTATCGTCAGGGACAAAATAACAGCAATAGCTTTGTGGATCGTAATGTTTCGCAGCCAGCTGTCGAGGAGCGTCGTATTGTGTATGTGGGTCGCATTGAGCAGGAGACAACCAAAGATATGTTgagaagaaaatttttgcaatatgGTACTATTAAGCAGATTAGCATACATTATAAAGATACAGG CATGAAATATGGTTTTGTTACCTTTGAACGATCCCAAGATGCCTTTACAGCCATTGACACCAGTACACGTGACCCACAAATAAGCATGTATGATGTCAGTTTTGGTGGCCGACGTGCATTCTGTCGGGCCTCTTATGCCGATTTAG ATAATGCTGGCATAAATACCTATCAGTCGTATGTGTTTCCACAGCCGGCACCCCAGCCGAAAGAAGATGATTCTTTTGAGGCTTTACTCTTGAAAATGAAAGCaaaattaaatgcaaataaaacaaataccaCAACAGTAAATGGGGCAGCTGGTACTAGCACAGCTGGTGCTGCAGCTGCAACAGACACAGTTGCTACAAATGGTCAAAATgctgcaaataataaaatttga